A genomic window from Desulfuromonas sp. TF includes:
- a CDS encoding ExeA family protein, with protein MYNAYFGLKEAPFSIAPDPRYLYLSSAHREALAHLLYGLRGDGGFVLLTGEVGTGKTTICRCLLEQVPDQVQVALVLNPSLNVPELLATICDDLGVPYPMGNVSNKIFIDALNRFLLDSHARGLTTVLIVDEAQNLFAEVLEQLRLLTNLETGSRKLLQIILIGQPELRELLTRTDLRQVAQRITARYHLGKLERADLAEYLRHRLAVAGVRDPIFTSRAVAALYRLSRGIPRLVNVLADRALLGAYARAENTVGARTVKQAGREVLAPLSSSPRFLRWAMVSILVVAGLAALGPSRWLEIANPTGEPSVSSGSSAASEAAPATPSTLSADQAVPIFPAGQGERRQAERDLLRLWGLEAAEDEEVCGIAQAAGLECLENIGSLALLGLLDRPAILRLHTSGGEPFHASLVGLEGETVALMIEGQIHELPVAELERYWLGEFTLLWRPMLPAAKVIRRGDQGGAVEWLARSLPDPPGIAGEGTSGGVFDDLLEERVKRFQLRHDLLPDGIAGPKTLILLNRRLDMPGPRLTRRTMES; from the coding sequence ATGTACAATGCCTATTTCGGTTTGAAGGAAGCCCCGTTTTCCATCGCCCCCGATCCGCGGTATCTCTATCTGAGCAGCGCCCATCGCGAAGCGCTGGCGCACCTGCTTTACGGATTGCGGGGAGACGGCGGATTCGTGCTGCTGACCGGCGAAGTCGGGACCGGCAAGACCACCATCTGCCGATGTCTTCTCGAACAGGTTCCGGATCAGGTGCAAGTGGCTCTGGTGCTGAACCCTTCCCTGAACGTCCCCGAACTGCTGGCGACGATCTGCGACGACCTCGGCGTCCCCTATCCCATGGGGAACGTGAGCAACAAGATCTTCATCGACGCCCTGAACCGCTTTCTCCTTGACTCCCATGCCCGGGGGCTGACCACCGTACTTATCGTCGACGAGGCCCAGAACCTCTTCGCCGAAGTCCTCGAACAGCTTCGGCTCCTCACCAACCTGGAGACCGGCAGCCGAAAGCTTCTGCAGATCATCCTTATCGGACAGCCCGAACTGCGCGAGCTGCTGACCCGCACCGATCTGCGCCAGGTGGCCCAGCGCATCACCGCCCGTTACCACTTAGGGAAATTGGAGCGGGCTGATCTTGCCGAGTATCTGCGGCACCGTCTGGCCGTCGCCGGGGTTCGAGATCCCATCTTCACCTCCCGGGCGGTGGCCGCGCTGTATCGCCTGAGCCGCGGTATTCCGCGGCTGGTCAACGTCCTGGCCGATCGCGCTCTTCTCGGTGCCTATGCCCGGGCAGAGAACACGGTCGGCGCCCGAACGGTGAAACAGGCGGGAAGGGAAGTGCTGGCCCCGCTCTCTTCTTCCCCCCGCTTCCTGCGCTGGGCGATGGTCTCGATTCTGGTTGTTGCCGGGCTGGCTGCTCTTGGTCCCAGCCGCTGGCTCGAAATAGCGAATCCGACAGGGGAGCCTTCCGTGTCCTCCGGCAGCAGTGCTGCTTCAGAAGCCGCGCCCGCAACTCCGTCGACCTTGTCCGCTGATCAGGCCGTGCCGATTTTTCCGGCCGGACAGGGCGAACGCCGCCAGGCGGAAAGAGACCTCCTGCGCCTGTGGGGCCTTGAAGCGGCGGAGGATGAAGAGGTATGCGGGATCGCCCAGGCCGCCGGTCTCGAATGTCTCGAAAATATCGGTTCCCTGGCTCTTCTCGGGCTTCTTGACCGGCCGGCGATCCTGCGTCTGCACACCTCCGGGGGTGAACCCTTTCATGCCAGCCTGGTCGGGCTTGAAGGTGAAACGGTGGCGCTGATGATTGAGGGGCAGATTCATGAGCTGCCCGTCGCCGAGCTGGAGCGTTACTGGCTTGGCGAGTTCACCCTCCTGTGGCGGCCGATGCTGCCGGCAGCCAAAGTGATTCGGCGGGGCGACCAGGGGGGGGCGGTGGAATGGCTGGCGAGGTCCCTGCCGGATCCGCCCGGCATTGCAGGGGAGGGGACGTCCGGCGGAGTCTTCGACGACCTCCTGGAGGAACGGGTGAAGCGCTTTCAATTACGGCACGACCTTCTGCCCGACGGCATTGCCGGACCCAAGACGCTTATCCTGCTCAACCGGCGTCTGGATATGCCCGGACCACGCCTGACCCGACGCACGATGGAGTCCTGA
- a CDS encoding ABC-ATPase domain-containing protein → MERLRAILRRIDGKGYKAYKDLTGVYDFGFFHLSIDHVQGDPFAAPSRLSVTVPAAEAALPAGLRSNAVRRVALEDFLGRAVAAAIGRHARGRRGIGKSGEWDIATSGQQILTRNSVLVTGTGVEARLTAGLPASGRTIRGRDAEEMVLEELPWVVRQALLHRSLDSQRLKQHIESAEDQDHLRRLLAGEGLVAFVADGALLPRRSGIDDRPMDEEAVPFRAPESLALTVVLPHAGPVRGMGIRQGVTLIVGGGFHGKSTLLHALERGVYDHIPGDGREQIATQASAVKIRAEDGRAIHEVDISPFIANLPLGRETVGFSTENASGSTSQAANIIEALECGAEALLIDEDTSATNFMIRDARMQRLVSDDKEPITPLLHRVRELYRRNGISTVIVMGGSGDYLEVADTVIMLDNYRVRDVTFEARRIVGGNHTLPETESGAPLGIFAPRRRSARELNPVRGHKEKIDVRGLSTLLYGEYEIDLSRVEQLVDIGQTRAIGLLIRYFAANHAGTSAGMVEGLRRALKEVEERGLDLLPPWKSGDLALPRLHETAAALNRIRRA, encoded by the coding sequence ATGGAACGACTCCGAGCCATCCTCCGCCGCATCGACGGCAAGGGCTATAAGGCCTACAAGGACCTGACGGGAGTCTACGACTTCGGTTTCTTCCATCTGAGTATAGACCACGTCCAGGGAGACCCCTTCGCCGCTCCGTCACGCCTATCAGTCACTGTACCGGCGGCGGAGGCGGCACTGCCGGCGGGGCTCCGGAGCAATGCGGTGCGCCGCGTCGCCCTGGAGGATTTTCTCGGCCGGGCCGTCGCCGCCGCCATCGGCCGACATGCCCGCGGCCGCCGCGGCATCGGCAAGAGCGGGGAGTGGGATATCGCCACCAGCGGCCAGCAGATCCTGACGCGCAACTCCGTGCTGGTCACCGGCACGGGAGTCGAGGCCCGGCTCACCGCGGGACTGCCGGCGTCCGGCCGCACCATCCGCGGACGTGACGCCGAAGAGATGGTGCTGGAGGAGCTCCCCTGGGTGGTGCGGCAGGCCCTGCTCCACCGCAGCCTCGATTCGCAGCGGCTGAAGCAGCATATCGAGTCGGCCGAGGACCAGGACCACCTGCGCCGCCTCCTCGCCGGGGAGGGGCTGGTCGCCTTTGTGGCCGACGGCGCCCTCCTTCCGCGTCGCTCCGGGATCGACGACCGCCCCATGGATGAGGAGGCCGTCCCCTTCCGAGCTCCCGAGAGCCTTGCCCTCACCGTCGTCCTCCCCCATGCCGGGCCGGTGCGGGGGATGGGCATCCGGCAGGGTGTGACCCTCATCGTCGGCGGCGGCTTCCATGGCAAATCGACCCTCCTGCATGCCCTTGAGCGGGGAGTCTACGATCACATTCCCGGGGACGGCCGGGAACAAATCGCCACCCAGGCTTCGGCGGTCAAAATCCGCGCCGAGGACGGCCGCGCCATTCATGAGGTCGACATCAGCCCTTTCATCGCCAATCTCCCCCTGGGCCGGGAAACCGTAGGCTTCTCCACCGAAAACGCCAGCGGCTCCACCAGCCAGGCGGCCAACATCATCGAGGCCCTGGAGTGCGGCGCCGAAGCGCTCCTCATAGACGAGGACACCTCGGCCACCAATTTCATGATCCGCGACGCCCGGATGCAGCGCCTGGTCTCCGACGACAAGGAGCCGATCACTCCCCTGCTGCACCGGGTGCGGGAGCTTTATCGGCGCAACGGCATCTCCACCGTCATCGTCATGGGAGGTTCGGGGGATTATCTCGAAGTGGCCGACACAGTGATCATGCTCGACAACTATAGAGTCCGCGACGTCACCTTCGAGGCCCGCCGCATCGTCGGGGGAAACCACACCCTCCCCGAAACGGAATCCGGTGCTCCCCTGGGCATTTTCGCCCCCCGCCGCAGGTCGGCCCGCGAATTGAATCCGGTACGGGGACACAAGGAAAAAATCGACGTCAGGGGACTGTCGACACTCCTCTACGGTGAATACGAGATCGACCTCTCCCGAGTCGAACAGCTCGTGGACATCGGCCAAACCCGGGCCATCGGTCTGCTGATCCGCTATTTCGCCGCAAATCATGCGGGAACCTCCGCCGGTATGGTGGAAGGGCTGAGGCGCGCACTGAAAGAGGTGGAGGAGCGGGGACTCGATCTGCTCCCCCCCTGGAAAAGCGGAGACCTCGCACTCCCCCGCCTCCACGAGACCGCGGCGGCCCTCAACCGGATAAGAAGAGCTTAA
- a CDS encoding DUF3135 domain-containing protein: MDKPRENTEQQLARLTGLYQKDPEEFERQSQELIRQTIERFPEESRRRAYGLQFRIDTALSRCRDPVSRMNKMVELFWEQFLKFQETVCDPLKAVEEKERTGEGAKIIPLPRKDKQH; the protein is encoded by the coding sequence ATGGACAAGCCGAGAGAAAATACTGAACAGCAGTTGGCGAGGCTTACCGGTCTCTACCAGAAAGACCCCGAGGAGTTCGAAAGGCAGAGTCAGGAGCTGATCCGGCAGACCATCGAGAGATTTCCGGAAGAGAGCCGTCGCCGCGCCTACGGCCTTCAGTTCCGGATCGATACCGCTCTCAGCCGGTGCAGGGACCCGGTGTCCAGAATGAACAAGATGGTGGAGCTGTTCTGGGAGCAGTTCCTGAAGTTCCAAGAAACAGTCTGCGATCCCCTGAAGGCGGTCGAGGAGAAGGAACGGACCGGGGAGGGGGCGAAAATCATTCCTCTGCCGCGAAAGGACAAGCAGCACTAG
- a CDS encoding superoxide dismutase encodes MPVPYPDLPYPKNALEPHISAKTLEFHYGKHHKAYVDTANSMIEGTDLAGKELEAIIQSAAKDPEKKVLFNNAAQAWNHTFFWQCMKAGGGGKPSGKIAERIKADFGSYEEFVEKYKTAGVKLFGSGWAWLVEKNGKLEIMQGANAETPVAQGIKTLLVVDVWEHAYYLDYQNRRADFLQTFIDHLINWDFVNANLG; translated from the coding sequence ATGCCCGTTCCATACCCCGACCTGCCCTATCCCAAAAATGCGCTCGAACCCCATATCAGCGCTAAAACCCTGGAGTTCCATTATGGAAAACACCACAAGGCGTATGTGGATACAGCCAATTCGATGATCGAGGGGACCGATCTGGCCGGCAAGGAGCTGGAAGCCATCATTCAGTCCGCTGCCAAGGACCCGGAGAAAAAAGTCCTCTTCAACAACGCCGCGCAGGCATGGAACCATACCTTTTTCTGGCAGTGCATGAAGGCCGGCGGCGGTGGAAAACCGAGCGGCAAAATTGCCGAAAGGATCAAAGCCGATTTCGGCAGCTACGAGGAATTTGTCGAGAAATACAAGACAGCCGGGGTCAAGCTCTTCGGCAGCGGCTGGGCCTGGCTGGTGGAGAAGAACGGAAAACTGGAGATCATGCAGGGCGCCAACGCCGAAACTCCCGTCGCGCAGGGGATCAAGACTCTGCTCGTGGTCGATGTCTGGGAACACGCCTACTACCTTGATTACCAGAACCGTCGGGCCGATTTCCTTCAGACCTTTATCGATCACCTGATCAACTGGGATTTCGTAAACGCCAACCTGGGCTGA
- a CDS encoding class I SAM-dependent DNA methyltransferase, whose amino-acid sequence MEGFGETQAVLDLAGSVVDPHQLLGIEVNPRAAAITDMVLWIGYLQWHFRTRGNVMPPEPVIKKFCNIECRDAVLAYDRKEPLIDENGNPVTIWDGRTTKPHPVTGEQVPDEMARIALYGYVNPRKAEWPEADFVVGNPPFIGAKSMRAALGDGYTEALRREWNDVPDSSDFVMYWWHHAAGLVRQGRVRRFGFITTNSLTQVFNRNVVQNHLAAKQPLSLAFAIPDHPWVDSADGAAVRIAMTVGRLAVNVGDDEGVLTTLTAESEGGSEGVAVELATRRGTLHSDLKLGANVAGAGTLRSNADIGNRGIQTIGTGFVITPDAAQRLGFGRIPGLEAHIRPYLNGRDLTSTPRGVLVIDLFGLGVEEVRSRFPEVYQWVHERVKPERDYNARQSYRENWWLLGENQPRMRESLFGLNRFIATVLTAKHRVFSFLDVSVLPDQTLVCFASEDPYHLGVLSSRIHITWALAAGGRLGVGNDPRYNKSRCFETFPFPACEEEQKFQIRTLGETLDAHRKRQKSFYPDLTMTGIYNVLEKLRTGETLSSKEREIHEKGLVSVLKQLHDDLDAAVFAAYGWPATLSDEEILERLVTLNRERAREEEQGLVRWLRPEFQAPHGAAPGVQVEMGMEEEAAETAPKAKHPRPKNLPEQVLAIRAALAAYDRPVTAKDLAKGFERARVDKVLELLETLASLGQAGEVGEESFVA is encoded by the coding sequence CTGGAGGGTTTTGGCGAGACCCAGGCGGTCCTCGATCTGGCCGGCAGCGTCGTCGATCCGCACCAACTGTTGGGCATCGAGGTCAACCCCCGGGCCGCCGCCATCACCGACATGGTCCTCTGGATCGGCTACCTGCAATGGCACTTCCGCACCAGGGGGAATGTGATGCCCCCCGAGCCGGTGATCAAGAAGTTTTGCAACATCGAATGCCGTGATGCGGTACTTGCTTATGACCGTAAGGAGCCGCTAATAGACGAGAACGGCAATCCGGTCACAATCTGGGATGGCCGCACGACCAAGCCACATCCGGTGACCGGTGAGCAAGTGCCGGATGAGATGGCACGGATTGCGCTGTATGGTTATGTGAATCCGAGAAAGGCTGAGTGGCCGGAGGCGGATTTCGTAGTGGGAAATCCGCCGTTTATCGGGGCAAAAAGCATGCGCGCAGCCTTGGGTGATGGATATACCGAAGCACTGCGCAGAGAGTGGAATGATGTTCCTGACTCCTCCGACTTCGTCATGTATTGGTGGCATCATGCTGCCGGACTGGTCCGCCAGGGTAGGGTTCGCCGGTTTGGCTTCATCACCACAAACAGCTTAACGCAGGTATTCAATAGAAATGTGGTCCAAAATCACCTTGCGGCCAAGCAGCCCTTGTCACTTGCTTTCGCCATTCCCGATCACCCGTGGGTAGACTCGGCTGACGGCGCTGCCGTCCGTATTGCGATGACAGTGGGCAGGTTGGCCGTGAATGTCGGCGACGACGAAGGGGTACTTACCACCCTCACTGCCGAAAGTGAGGGTGGTAGCGAAGGGGTAGCCGTGGAGCTTGCCACCCGGCGGGGAACTCTCCATTCGGACCTCAAACTTGGAGCCAATGTGGCGGGCGCTGGTACGTTAAGATCAAACGCCGACATAGGAAATCGTGGAATCCAAACGATAGGCACCGGTTTCGTCATTACCCCGGATGCTGCCCAGCGCCTTGGGTTTGGCCGGATTCCTGGTCTCGAAGCACACATCCGCCCCTACCTGAACGGCCGCGATCTGACCAGCACGCCACGCGGTGTGCTGGTTATTGATCTGTTTGGTCTCGGTGTCGAGGAGGTGAGGTCACGCTTTCCGGAAGTTTACCAATGGGTGCATGAACGCGTTAAGCCGGAGCGGGACTATAATGCGCGCCAAAGTTACCGAGAGAACTGGTGGCTCCTTGGCGAAAACCAACCGCGAATGCGGGAAAGCCTCTTCGGTCTGAATAGATTCATTGCTACGGTCCTCACGGCGAAGCACCGGGTCTTTTCATTCTTGGACGTTTCGGTTCTCCCAGATCAAACACTTGTGTGCTTTGCAAGTGAAGACCCTTATCATCTCGGCGTCCTCTCCAGCCGTATTCACATCACCTGGGCGTTGGCGGCCGGTGGCCGGCTGGGGGTCGGCAACGATCCTCGATACAACAAAAGCCGTTGCTTCGAAACCTTTCCTTTCCCAGCTTGTGAGGAGGAGCAGAAATTCCAAATTCGCACTCTCGGCGAGACCTTGGACGCACACCGAAAGCGCCAGAAGAGCTTCTACCCCGATCTGACCATGACTGGCATATATAACGTGCTGGAGAAGCTGCGGACGGGAGAGACGCTTTCGTCCAAGGAGCGCGAGATTCACGAAAAGGGGCTGGTCTCCGTTCTCAAACAACTCCACGACGATCTCGATGCGGCCGTTTTCGCTGCCTACGGCTGGCCAGCGACTCTCTCTGATGAGGAAATCCTGGAGCGGCTCGTTACCCTCAACCGGGAGCGAGCCAGGGAAGAGGAGCAAGGGCTGGTGCGCTGGCTACGGCCGGAGTTCCAGGCACCGCACGGGGCCGCGCCCGGAGTCCAGGTGGAGATGGGGATGGAGGAGGAAGCCGCCGAAACCGCGCCCAAAGCCAAACATCCTCGGCCAAAGAACCTTCCCGAGCAGGTCCTGGCCATCCGCGCGGCCCTCGCCGCCTACGACCGGCCAGTCACAGCCAAGGACCTGGCTAAGGGATTCGAGCGGGCGCGGGTTGATAAGGTGCTGGAACTTCTTGAAACCCTTGCATCGTTGGGGCAGGCGGGGGAAGTGGGGGAGGAAAGTTTTGTGGCGTGA
- a CDS encoding nucleotidyltransferase family protein: MKPSEALKAHRDEIRRLVAQYRLRNARVFGSALHGKDTDGSDLDILVDPLPGTTLFDLGGLQIDLEERLGVPVEVLTPGDLPTKFRDHVLREAKPI; encoded by the coding sequence ATGAAACCCTCAGAAGCCCTCAAGGCGCATCGTGACGAAATCAGACGGCTTGTGGCGCAGTATCGGCTCCGCAACGCCCGGGTATTTGGGTCTGCCCTCCATGGCAAGGATACAGACGGCAGCGACCTTGACATCCTGGTCGATCCGCTGCCCGGGACGACCCTGTTCGATCTGGGCGGCCTACAGATCGACCTGGAGGAAAGGTTGGGGGTTCCGGTCGAAGTGCTCACCCCCGGAGACCTGCCCACGAAATTTCGCGATCATGTGCTTAGGGAAGCGAAACCGATATGA
- a CDS encoding DUF86 domain-containing protein, producing the protein MTAKQQGLRLSDYLQHMVEASSLACGYVEDMDIEAFRDDKKTQQAVILNLMVIGEAATQIANEYPEFVAEHPEVLWKQIRGMRNRMAHGYFEINLDIVWDTVRVSIPAMRAKVEKLLKN; encoded by the coding sequence ATGACAGCTAAACAACAAGGGTTGAGACTGTCCGATTACCTCCAACACATGGTCGAGGCCTCTTCGCTGGCCTGCGGTTACGTTGAAGATATGGATATTGAGGCGTTTCGGGATGACAAAAAAACTCAGCAGGCTGTGATTTTGAACCTCATGGTAATCGGTGAGGCTGCCACGCAGATCGCCAACGAGTATCCTGAGTTTGTGGCGGAACACCCGGAAGTCTTGTGGAAGCAGATTCGAGGGATGCGAAACCGAATGGCTCATGGTTACTTTGAAATCAACCTGGATATTGTTTGGGATACCGTTCGGGTTTCGATTCCGGCGATGAGGGCGAAGGTAGAAAAACTCTTGAAGAATTGA
- the trpS gene encoding tryptophan--tRNA ligase, translated as MRILSGIQPSGSLHLGNYFGMMKKMIDYQENEDLFCFIANYHAMTSLLDGKSLARGTIEAAANFLALGLDPEKSTFWVQSDLPEVQELTWFLSNFTPMGLLERCHSYKDKVARGIAANHGLFAYPVLMTADILMFQSEKVPVGKDQKQHLEVARDIAIKVNNTHGGLFTVPEPEIDEEVATVPGLDGQKMSKSYGNTIDLFLEEKALRKQVMRIVTDPTPVEDPKDPDKCNVFQIYRLFLDKERENAMRQRYLAGGLGYGEVKQELFETVRDFFAPYAERRRELLADPDGIRAILARGAEKARYTANKTMRKVRKKAGLAY; from the coding sequence ATGCGCATTCTTTCCGGCATCCAGCCTTCCGGCTCCCTGCACCTGGGGAACTACTTCGGCATGATGAAAAAAATGATCGACTACCAGGAGAACGAGGATCTCTTCTGCTTCATCGCCAACTACCATGCCATGACTTCCCTCCTGGACGGCAAGTCCCTGGCGAGAGGGACGATCGAGGCGGCGGCGAACTTCCTGGCCCTGGGACTTGATCCGGAGAAGAGCACTTTCTGGGTGCAGTCCGACCTTCCCGAAGTGCAGGAACTGACCTGGTTCCTCTCCAATTTCACTCCGATGGGACTGCTTGAACGCTGCCACAGCTACAAGGACAAGGTCGCCCGGGGGATCGCCGCCAATCATGGCCTCTTCGCCTATCCCGTCCTGATGACCGCCGACATCCTGATGTTCCAGAGTGAAAAAGTGCCGGTCGGCAAGGATCAGAAACAGCACCTGGAGGTGGCCCGAGACATCGCCATCAAGGTGAACAACACCCACGGAGGGCTGTTCACTGTCCCTGAGCCGGAAATCGACGAGGAAGTGGCGACCGTCCCCGGTCTGGATGGGCAGAAAATGAGCAAGAGCTACGGCAACACCATCGACCTTTTCCTTGAGGAGAAGGCGCTGCGCAAGCAGGTGATGCGCATCGTTACCGATCCGACCCCGGTGGAAGACCCCAAGGACCCGGACAAGTGCAACGTCTTCCAGATCTACCGGCTGTTTCTGGACAAGGAGCGGGAGAACGCCATGCGCCAGCGCTATCTGGCCGGCGGCTTGGGGTACGGGGAGGTGAAGCAGGAACTGTTCGAAACGGTGCGGGACTTCTTCGCTCCCTATGCCGAGCGTCGCAGGGAACTGCTGGCCGACCCCGACGGCATCCGCGCCATATTGGCCCGGGGCGCCGAAAAGGCACGTTACACGGCAAATAAGACGATGCGCAAGGTCCGCAAAAAGGCGGGGCTTGCGTATTAG
- a CDS encoding DUF4177 domain-containing protein, with protein sequence MLRYKVVETSLVTDEELEKILNEWVSQGWRLEGIQFAMREASKRPAMAFILFTRQGE encoded by the coding sequence ATGCTTCGCTATAAGGTGGTCGAAACGTCCCTGGTGACTGACGAAGAACTGGAGAAGATCCTCAACGAATGGGTTTCCCAGGGCTGGCGCCTGGAGGGGATACAGTTCGCCATGCGCGAGGCGAGCAAGCGCCCTGCCATGGCTTTCATCCTCTTTACCCGACAGGGTGAATGA
- a CDS encoding TIGR02757 family protein yields MNLKEILEQVLATRSSAFLANDPLSFPRRFPDPADREIAAFFSASLAYGRVAIIRNNLEDLFRRMPEGPAAFVRSFDPLRDGGRLNGFRHRFNSGQDLACLSWLLHRMLEEAGSIEGFFLEGDDPAAVDMGPALVSFCRRALAIDVSPFYGRRDLPPEATVRYLFPSPAGGSACKRLCMLLRWLCRPDDGVDLGLWRGISPARLIMPMDTHTARISRLLGMTRRRTPDWRMALEVTERLRHLDPKDPVRYDFALSHLGISEGCTGRQGEACIPCAVAGLCGVVVRDEGPWT; encoded by the coding sequence ATGAATCTAAAGGAAATACTGGAGCAGGTTCTCGCCACCCGCTCCTCCGCTTTTCTGGCCAATGATCCCCTCTCCTTTCCCCGCCGTTTCCCGGATCCCGCGGATCGAGAGATAGCGGCGTTCTTCAGCGCTTCACTGGCCTACGGTCGGGTGGCCATCATCCGCAATAATCTGGAGGATCTCTTCCGGCGCATGCCGGAAGGGCCCGCGGCTTTTGTTCGAAGCTTCGACCCCCTCAGGGACGGCGGGCGGTTGAACGGCTTCAGGCATCGCTTCAACAGCGGCCAGGATCTGGCCTGTCTGAGCTGGCTGCTGCACCGCATGCTGGAGGAGGCGGGGAGCATCGAAGGGTTTTTTCTGGAGGGAGATGATCCGGCGGCCGTCGATATGGGACCGGCGCTTGTTTCATTCTGCCGGAGAGCCCTGGCGATAGATGTTTCTCCCTTTTACGGTCGCCGGGATCTGCCGCCGGAGGCAACCGTCCGCTACCTTTTCCCCAGTCCCGCCGGCGGAAGCGCCTGCAAGCGATTGTGCATGCTCCTGCGCTGGCTGTGTCGACCGGATGACGGAGTCGACCTGGGGTTGTGGCGCGGTATTTCGCCGGCACGGCTAATTATGCCGATGGATACCCATACAGCCCGTATTTCCCGACTCCTCGGAATGACCCGTCGGCGCACCCCGGACTGGCGAATGGCCCTCGAAGTGACAGAGAGGCTGCGCCATCTCGATCCGAAGGATCCGGTGCGATACGATTTCGCCCTGTCGCATCTAGGAATCAGCGAAGGATGTACAGGAAGGCAAGGAGAAGCATGCATCCCCTGCGCCGTGGCAGGGTTGTGCGGGGTGGTGGTGAGGGACGAGGGGCCTTGGACCTGA
- a CDS encoding DUF485 domain-containing protein, which yields MGHGPAVKLGKDNASAYKTRLGIWCFFAYTAVYFSFVAVNTIKPSFMQKVVMGQTVAVVFGFGLIILALVMAVVYNHFCTAAETRMNR from the coding sequence ATGGGACACGGACCCGCAGTAAAACTTGGGAAGGACAACGCTTCCGCTTATAAGACCAGACTCGGCATCTGGTGCTTCTTTGCCTACACGGCGGTCTATTTCAGCTTCGTGGCGGTCAACACTATCAAGCCCTCCTTCATGCAGAAGGTCGTGATGGGGCAGACGGTGGCCGTCGTTTTCGGCTTCGGACTGATCATTCTGGCCCTCGTCATGGCCGTGGTCTACAACCATTTCTGCACTGCGGCTGAAACCCGCATGAACAGGTAA